The nucleotide window GGGGCTCAGGGTGACGGTGTAGCCCATCTTGCGGAGCTGGTTGATGGCGCGGGCCTTGGTCTTGTCGGGGTTGCGGCGGGCGTAGAAGTCGCCGCCGGGATCGGCGTAGAACGCGCCGTTGATCCACATGTTCCAGATGGCGATCAAGATGGCGTGCTCGACGGCGACGATGGCCTTGATGGGCCCGCGCCGGGAGGCGATGCGGCGGTACTTTGCCGCCAGGTAGGTGTCCTTGGACTGGGCGGCGGACATCGCTGCGATGCCGAGCGCGCCCTTGAGGTAGGGGTTGCCCGGACGGGTGTGGGTGGACTTGACCCGTCCGGCGGACTCGTTCGAGCCGGGACACGTCCCGGCCCAGGAGGCCAGGTGCCCGGCGGTCGGGAACCGGGTCATGTCCGCGCCGGTCTCGGCGATGATCACGTCGGCGACTCGCGTGCTGACTCCCGGGATCGAGATGATCAGGTCCCGGAAACCACGAAAGGGTTCGATCACCACCTCGATCCTGGCCGTGAGCTCATCGATTGCGTGGGTGTGCTGGTCGATCAGGTCCAGGTGGAGGCGGGTCAAGAACCCGTGGTGGTCGGTGAACTGGCCGGTCAGGGCCTCGGTGAGCTCGGGGATCTTGGACCGCAGCCGCCGCTTGGCCAGGTCCGCCAACACGGCCGGGTCACGTTGGCCGGCGATCAGGGCCTCGAGCATGGCCCGCCCGGAGACACCGCTGATGTCCGTGGCGACCGAGGACATCTTGATCCCGGCGTCCTCGAGGAGCTTCTCCAGGCGTTGGATCTCTTTGGCGCGCTCGCGCACCATCGCGGTCCGGGTCCGGGTCAGGTCCCGCAGCTGACGGATCGGTGCGGGCGGAACGAACGAGGCACGAACCAACCCGTGCGCACCGAGCTGGGCCAGCCACGCAGCGTCGGAGACATCCGTCTTGCGTCCGGGCAGGTTCCTCACATGGCGGGCGTTGACGAGCATCACCTCGAACGGGGCGTCCTCGAGCAGGTAGTAGAACGGCTTCCAGTAGTCCCCGGTGGCCTCCATCACCGCCAGCGTGATCCGGGCGGCGACCAGGTGTTCGCGCAGCGCCAACACCTGGTTGGTGACCGAGCCCCACGTCGTGACCGTCGACGTCGTGCCTGCCCGTCCGCCGCCTGCGATCCGGACGCAGACCTTCGCGTCTCGCTTGGACACATCGATTCCCGCGC belongs to Actinomycetota bacterium and includes:
- a CDS encoding IS110 family transposase, translating into MELVHPRCAGIDVSKRDAKVCVRIAGGGRAGTTSTVTTWGSVTNQVLALREHLVAARITLAVMEATGDYWKPFYYLLEDAPFEVMLVNARHVRNLPGRKTDVSDAAWLAQLGAHGLVRASFVPPAPIRQLRDLTRTRTAMVRERAKEIQRLEKLLEDAGIKMSSVATDISGVSGRAMLEALIAGQRDPAVLADLAKRRLRSKIPELTEALTGQFTDHHGFLTRLHLDLIDQHTHAIDELTARIEVVIEPFRGFRDLIISIPGVSTRVADVIIAETGADMTRFPTAGHLASWAGTCPGSNESAGRVKSTHTRPGNPYLKGALGIAAMSAAQSKDTYLAAKYRRIASRRGPIKAIVAVEHAILIAIWNMWINGAFYADPGGDFYARRNPDKTKARAINQLRKMGYTVTLSP